GACTTTTTTATTGTAATTTTAAAATATTGGTGTAAAATTACACTAAAAGGGAGGTTGTACATTTGGAACAGCAACAATTTATTCGATTGATTTCTGAAAAAATGAAACTCGTGCGTAACGAGCATGGGTATTCGCAAGATAAAATGGCTGAAATCCTTGGCCTATCGAAAAAAACACTCTTGCAAATTGAAAAGGGGCGCAATGAAGCCGGCTGGACGACCGTAGTAGCGTTTTGTGCCATTTTTAATCGTAGTGAATTATTACAAACGATTTTAGGTGATGAGCCTCTGTATTTTGTCCAGCTTTTAACGGAGAAAAATGAGCTGACACCGAAGGATAAAACGCTCGGCGGTAAGGTATGGTGGAAGGAAATCGAAGTGCGCGGCGAGTTTCGACTGCAGCAAAACGTCATCAGTAGCCATTTCCGTATTTTAGACGGAGCACATTATCGGATGT
The sequence above is a segment of the Solibacillus sp. FSL H8-0523 genome. Coding sequences within it:
- a CDS encoding helix-turn-helix domain-containing protein, whose translation is MEQQQFIRLISEKMKLVRNEHGYSQDKMAEILGLSKKTLLQIEKGRNEAGWTTVVAFCAIFNRSELLQTILGDEPLYFVQLLTEKNELTPKDKTLGGKVWWKEIEVRGEFRLQQNVISSHFRILDGAHYRMYSSFDLEDAKKRLQELAQ